One segment of Rosa chinensis cultivar Old Blush chromosome 6, RchiOBHm-V2, whole genome shotgun sequence DNA contains the following:
- the LOC112172962 gene encoding general transcription factor 3C polypeptide 3, whose translation MDKNGNASCDRGEALKYVFDLGAEDDIIEDEEEEEEDDDDSDEESEEEDEEEEEEDDTFNPLDSVDDGSFADQIYPDFVGQEYETLAKKKRKPLGDSRPKGSVKKARKDEGSKESLEEELMAFMMGRPRRRSRKLKKRGRRKGSKNQCSPEISRLLSKARNCYALGDYKEAIPVLKEVIKQAPHLPDSYQTLGDVHSALGDKNRALNCYHVAAHLAPKNPSLWTLIFTKFMEVGNISEASTSLSRAISADPEAENVVSLKLDRASLHVQLKDYEKAAALYEEIIQTCPGNVKALKTGAEMYEKCGQRERSIHVLEEYLRAHPTEADLSVIDLLVSLLMENNLHNEALQHIEHAQLTLHSGKELPLEMKVKAGICQANLGNMRKAASLFTEFAESNTEFNKGFLHLKIARCYLSLKYRVQAIFYFYQALKTLEEHIEARLTLASVLLEDSRDDEAISLLSPPRNRDCVHLPTDKATPWWCDGKVKLKLCNIFRAKGMHKELVDAIYDLVQESLQIISLGRTVKRKLLKKELLERVKALDDQQTCNVFSGNRSRALPLPDHRKVNREKKRLEEKAKLKEEKRTEAMAAGHDGQSDDYSDSDDDPEIDPQEIQKEPPLPDLVKEKENHDLILDLCKSLASLNRHSEALKILKLALKSSKGMAAFRGKLRNLGAQIAYTNPDPEQGLNYVKYIADQHPYSNAVWNCYYKVISRFKEDWYRDKHYKFVRHRRHRRNKLKDCAPPSIISGHHYTRKSRHQDAAREYLEAYKLLPENPLVNLCAGTALINLAHGHRLQNKHHCIAQGFAFLYNNLRVCKSSQEALYNIARAFHQVGLVTLAASYYEKVLDIHVKDYPIPKLPHENPDYNQNRLPGYCDLRREAAFNLHLIYKQCGSFDLARQVLRDHCTF comes from the coding sequence ATGGATAAAAACGGCAATGCTAGTTGTGATCGTGGGGAGGCTTTAAAGTATGTGTTTGATTTGGGTGCTGAGGATGACATTATagaagatgaggaagaagaagaagaagatgatgatgatagtgatgaagaatccgaagaagaggatgaggaagaagaagaagaagatgacacCTTTAATCCTTTGGATTCTGTAGACGATGGTTCTTTTGCTGACCAAATTTACCCAGATTTTGTGGGGCAGGAGTATGAGACTTTAGCTAAGAAAAAACGAAAACCACTTGGGGATAGTCGCCCTAAAGGTTCCGTTAAGAAGGCCAGAAAAGATGAGGGTTCTAAAGAAAGCTTAGAGGAGGAATTAATGGCGTTCATGATGGGCAGGCCGCGAAGGAGATCAAGGAAGCTTAAGAAAAGAGGTAGAAGAAAAGGATCAAAGAACCAATGCAGCCCTGAAATTAGCAGGCTTCTTAGTAAGGCTCGAAATTGCTATGCACTTGGGGATTACAAAGAGGCCATACCCGTCTTGAAAGAAGTGATTAAGCAAGCACCGCATTTGCCCGATTCCTATCAGACACTTGGAGATGTCCATAGTGCTCTTGGCGATAAAAATAGAGCCTTAAATTGCTACCATGTTGCTGCACATTTAGCACCGAAAAATCCTTCTTTGTGGACATTAATTTTTACAAAGTTCATGGAAGTAGGGAACATTTCTGAAGCTTCGACTAGCCTTTCGAGAGCAATATCAGCTGATCCTGAAGCCGAAAATGTTGTTTCTCTGAAGTTGGATCGTGCTTCACTCCATGTTCAGCTTAAAGATTATGAAAAAGCTGCTGCATTGTATGAAGAAATAATCCAAACCTGTCCTGGTAATGTTAAAGCACTGAAGACAGGAGCAGAGATGTATGAAAAATGCGGTCAGCGTGAGCGCTCTATCCATGTGCTGGAGGAGTATCTCAGAGCACATCCAACTGAAGCTGATTTGAGTGTCATTGATTTGTTAGTTTCTCTACTTATGGAAAACAATTTACATAATGAAGCTCTTCAGCATATTGAGCATGCACAACTGACACTCCATTCGGGAAAAGAGCTGCCTCTTGAGATGAAAGTTAAAGCAGGAATTTGCCAAGCTAACCTCGGAAACATGCGCAAGGCAGCAAGTCTGTTCACTGAATTTGCAGAGAGTAACACTGAATTTAATAAAGGCTTTTTACATTTGAAAATTGCTAGATGTTATTTGTCCTTGAAGTATAGAGTACAAGCAATTTTCTACTTCTACCAAGCTTTAAAGACACTTGAAGAGCATATTGAGGCTCGATTGACATTGGCTTCTGTTCTCCTTGAAGACTCTAGAGATGATGAAGCTATATCTCTGCTGTCTCCTCCAAGAAATCGAGACTGTGTTCACCTCCCAACTGATAAAGCAACACCATGGTGGTGTGATGGAAAAGTGAAGCTGAAGCTTTGCAACATTTTCAGAGCTAAAGGGATGCACAAGGAACTTGTGGATGCAATCTATGATTTGGTACAAGAATCATTACAGATTATATCACTTGGGAGAACAGTGAAAAGGAAGCTCTTGAAAAAGGAATTGTTAGAAAGAGTCAAAGCCTTGGATGATCAGCAAACATGTAACGTTTTTTCGGGAAATAGATCACGAGCACTTCCTTTACCAGATCATCGGAAAGTTAACAGAGAAAAGAAGCGTCTTGAGGAAAAGGCAAAACTAAAGGAGGAAAAGAGAACTGAGGCAATGGCTGCTGGACATGACGGACAAAGTGATGATTATTCAGATTCAGATGATGATCCGGAAATTGATCCACAAGAAATACAGAAAGAGCCTCCCCTGCCGGATCTagtcaaggaaaaagagaatcaTGACCTCATATTAGATTTGTGTAAGTCACTCGCTTCCTTGAATAGACATTCTGAAGCGTTAAAGATTCTTAAGCTTGCTTTGAAATCAAGTAAAGGCATGGCAGCTTTCCGTGGGAAACTTCGGAATCTTGGAGCTCAAATAGCATACACCAATCCGGATCCTGAGCAGGGGTTGAACTATGTAAAATACATTGCAGACCAGCATCCATACAGCAATGCTGTCTGGAATTGCTATTACAAAGTAATCTCCAGATTTAAGGAGGATTGGTATCGTGACAAGCATTATAAATTTGTGCGCCACAGGCGCCATAGGCGCAACAAATTAAAAGACTGTGCACCACCCAGTATCATAAGTGGCCATCATTATACAAGAAAAAGTCGCCATCAGGATGCCGCAAGAGAATACCTTGAAGCTTATAAGTTATTGCCAGAGAATCCCCTGGTTAATCTGTGTGCTGGTACTGCCTTAATCAACTTGGCCCATGGACATAGACTTCAGAATAAGCACCACTGTATTGCTCAGGGCTTTGCATTCCTCTACAACAATTTGCGGGTTTGCAAAAGCAGCCAGGAGGCTTTGTACAACATAGCCAGGGCATTCCATCAAGTTGGCCTTGTGACTCTGGCAGCTTCCTACTACGAAAAAGTTCTTGACATTCATGTGAAGGACTACCCCATACCAAAACTTCCCCATGAAAATCCAGACTACAATCAAAATCGATTACCAGGTTACTGTGATCTTCGCAGAGAAGCAGCTTTTAATCTACATCTTATCTACAAACAGTGCGGATCATTTGATCTTGCTCGACAGGTCTTGAGAGATCACTGCACCTTTTGA
- the LOC112172261 gene encoding phytochrome A-associated F-box protein, which translates to MNSDSVFSTLPDDVVLNLFSKLEDDPRNWARLACACTKFASLIRNVCWKTKCRNLLPSDLVSAASSSEPPGGWSSLHKLAVCCPGLLHSGVLFENSDFGLERELGPDESYRPQSEPSSSSQIHQPPSPPPPASDCAWSLYDDLYFDTVYDESESDAVAAPENENENGVVSVGGEFPIRKRRKICRSMRSHLASGVWNLSREQGNKLLHSRFRGDCLYICDWPGCVHIEEKRNYMLFRGVFKDFKGSQVWRNIKDAKRTKVDLNCAYCACKQTWDLHSAFCLRRGFGYHDDGEPVVRAYVCDNGHVSGAWTDLPLYA; encoded by the coding sequence ATGAATTCCGACTCCGTGTTCTCGACGCTTCCGGACGACGTCGTCCTGAACTTGTTCTCCAAGCTGGAGGACGACCCTCGCAACTGGGCCCGCCTCGCGTGCGCCTGCACAAAATTCGCCTCCCTCATTCGCAACGTCTGCTGGAAGACCAAGTGCCGCAACCTCCTCCCCTCCGATCTCGTCTCCGCCGCCTCCTCCTCCGAGCCCCCCGGCGGCTGGTCCTCCCTCCACAAGCTGGCAGTCTGCTGCCCCGGCCTCCTCCACTCCGGCGTGCTCTTCGAGAATTCCGATTTCGGCCTGGAACGCGAGCTCGGCCCCGACGAAAGTTACCGCCCCCAATCGGAGCCCTCCTCCTCCAGCCAAATTCACCAACCACCGTCGCCGCCGCCGCCGGCTTCCGATTGCGCTTGGTCTCTCTACGACGATCTCTATTTCGATACGGTTTACGACGAGTCCGAATCGGATGCTGTTGCTGCCCCCGAGAACGAGAACGAGAACGGCGTCGTTTCAGTGGGCGGTGAGTTTCCGATTCGAAAAAGGCGAAAGATCTGCAGGTCGATGAGGTCGCATTTGGCTTCCGGGGTCTGGAATCTGAGCCGCGAGCAAGGCAACAAGCTTCTCCACAGCCGGTTTCGCGGCGATTGCCTCTACATCTGTGACTGGCCTGGGTGTGTTCACATTGAAGAGAAGCGGAATTACATGCTTTTCAGAGGGGTTTTCAAGGACTTCAAGGGCTCTCAAGTGTGGAGGAACATCAAGGATGCCAAGAGGACCAAAGTCGACCTCAATTGCGCCTACTGCGCCTGCAAGCAGACTTGGGATTTGCACTCCGCCTTCTGCTTGAGACGCGGTTTCGGCTACCATGACGATGGCGAACCCGTTGTCAGGGCTTATGTGTGCGACAATGGACATGTCTCTGGGGCCTGGACCGACTTGCCATTGTATGCCTAA